One window from the genome of Salvia miltiorrhiza cultivar Shanhuang (shh) chromosome 7, IMPLAD_Smil_shh, whole genome shotgun sequence encodes:
- the LOC130993531 gene encoding uncharacterized protein LOC130993531 — protein sequence MLDAADTPLYAGCDTYSQLSWMTQFMSIKTESHMSERTYNQMSSMMKAALPEGNNCPEDFYSTKRNLRGLGLPVEKIDCCVNNCMLYWGETSELHSCMFCDQSRYKDSLRASGSRRKKQVPAKQMHYFPLTPRLQRLFASPATAEHMRWHATSTDDGIMRHPADSPAWKHLNSVFPGFADEIRNVRLGLSTDGFAPFAQSGRQYSSWPVIVTPYNLPPWLCMKEQFMFLTVLVPGPSNPKMKLDVFLQPLIHELKSLWEVGVNTYDISLKQNFQMRAALIWTISDFPAYAMLSGWGTAGKLACPHCMENTEAFTLPMSGKQSWFDNHRKFLPPNHVFRRNKTSFLRNKTCNVGPPEQRSGIQILNQIEGLGFMKVTEDFDGRNAQLAKYQDVGWKKKSIFWDLPYWRYLLIRHNLDVMHIEKNVFDNVFNTVLNVKGKTKDTEKSREELNTFCKRKELKKVDGTRGYPKACYTLDREEKKILLQWIKSLKFLDGYVSNISRCVDMNALKMHNMKSHDCHVFMQILLPVAFKELLPKNVWEAITELSFFFRELTSRNVAIYDMRILSEKIAVTLCKLERIFPPSLFDSMEHLPVHLADEARLAGPVQYRWMYPFERYLRTLKNHIKNKAKVEASIANAYLHAEMSTFSSFYFEDQISTKWTTLPRNIEMPVAENDDPLCLAIFKPIGRSLGRGTKRYMDEREWHAAHMYILSNCAEVAETYSKIFKEEKRYANPYMTDAEFEVAFHNEFILWFNHYVCRPCNDELNPYIRSLAAGPLREIETYSGYFVNGYRFHTTDHDRESATVNSGVCIKGSVYGSDRDVLDFYGRLQEVCVLEYPGYPIKQTVLFNCEWFDLSAQGTSIDTDFKLVSLNHT from the exons atgttggatgcagcggatactccattgtacgcaggatgtgacacgtactcacaattaagttggatgactcaattcatgagcataaagactgaaagccacatgtcagagaggacttacaatcagatgtcttcgatgatgaaagctgctttaccagagggtaacaactgtccagaagacttctatagtacgaaaagaaatctacgtggtttgggtttgccagtagagaagatcgattgctgtgttaataactgcatgttgtattggggggaaactagtgagctacatagttgtatgttctgtgaccaatcacgatataaggacagcttgcgtgcatctgggagtcgcagaaagaaacaagtgcccgctaaacagatgcactattttcccttgacgccccgattgcagagattgtttgcatctcctgcaactgctgaacatatgcggtggcatgcgacctccacagacgatgggataatgcgccacccggccgactctccggcatggaaacatttgaattcagtctttcctggattcgccgatGAGATTAGAAATGTGAGgttgggcctctctacagatggttttgccccatttgcacaatcagggcgtcaatattcttcttggccagttattgtcacgccgtataacctgcctccgtggttgtgcatgaaagaacaattcatgttcctcacagtcctcgtgcctggcccatcaaacccaaagatgaagttggacgtattcttacagccattgatacacgagttaaaatctctgtgggaggttggtgtgaacacttacgacatatcgttgaagcaaaatttccagatgcgagcagctctgatatggactatcagtgattttccagcgtacgctatgttgtctgggtggggtacagctgggaaattggcatgtccacattgcatggagaatacagaagcattcactttgccgatgagtggaaaacaatcgtggtttgataatcatcggaagttcttacctcctaaccatgtgtttaggagaaacaaaacttcattcttgaggaataagacatgcaatgttggtccaccagaacaaagatcaggaatacaaatcttgaatcaaatcgaggggttaggcttcatgaaggttaccgaagacttcgatggcaggaacgctcaactcgccaaatatcaagatgtagggtggaaaaagaaaagcatattttgggatctaccctattggagatatcttttgattcgacataatctggatgttatgcacattgagaaaaatgtgtttgataacgtgtttaatactgtcctgaatgtgaaggggaagacaaaagatacagaaaaatctagagaagaattgaacaccttctgcaagcggaaagagttgaagaaagtggatggaactcgagggtatccgaaagcatgttatacgcttgacagggaagagaagaagatcttactccaatggatcaagagtcttaagtttctcgatgggtacgtgtcaaatattagtagatgcgttgacatgaacgccctgaagatgcacaacatgaaaagtcacgactgtcacgtgttcatgcaaatccttctgcctgttgcatttaaagaacttcttcctaagaatgtttgggaggcaattacagagttaagtttcttcttcagagaattaacatcccgcaacgtggccatatatgacatgagaatactgagtgagaagatagctgttactctttgcaaacttgagcgtatcttcccgcctagtttatttgattcaatggagcacctaccagttcatttggcagatgaggcacgattggctggtccagtgcaatatcggtggatgtatccttttgaaagatatttgaggacattaaaaaatcatataaagaacaaagccaaggttgaggcgtccatcgccaatgcatacttacatgcagaaatgtcaaccttctcttcgttttactttgaagatcaaatatctacaaagtggacaactttgcctcgcaatattgagatgcccgttgctgaaaatgatgatcctctttgtctcgccatattcaaacctattgggcgttcacttggccgagggacgaagagatacatggatgagcgcgaatggcatgctgcacacatgtatattttgagcaattgtgcagaggttgcagagacatatagcaa gatcttcaaggaggaaaaacgatatgcaaatccttacatgactgatgcagagtttgaagtcgcgtttcacaacgagtttattctgtggtttaaccattac gtttgtcgtccttgtaacgacgagttgaacccttatattaggtcgcttgcagctggaccattaagggagattgaaacatactccggctatttcgtgaatggctacaggtttcacacaactgatcatgatagagagagtgcgactgtgaacagtggcgtttgcataaaaggttcggtctatggtagtgatagagatgtgctagacttttatgggcgtctgcaagaggtttgcgtgctggagtatccggggtatccaattaagcagacagtcttgttcaactgtgaatggtttgatttgtcggctcagggaacttctattgatacagacttcaagttagtttcactGAACCACACATGA